One genomic window of Erinaceus europaeus chromosome 7, mEriEur2.1, whole genome shotgun sequence includes the following:
- the GPC1 gene encoding glypican-1 has translation MALGAPSWWLLVAAALTACARGDPASKSRSCAEVRQVYGAKGFSLSDVPQAQISGEHLRICPQGYTCCTSQMEEKLANRSRSELEAALLDSGRALQTTLSAQLRAFDDHFQQLLNESERELQAALPVALGGPDGPTARALRDLYADLRRFCRGASLQLEDTLAEFWARLLERLFRQLHPQPPLSEDLLDCLGRQAEALRAFGDAPRELRLRAPRALLAARAFLQGLGVAGDVVRRVVQVPLAPECSRAVMKLVYCAHCLGLPGARPCPGYCRNVLKGCLANQADLDAEWRNLLDSMALITDKFWGPAGAASVLGGVHVWLAEAINALQDNRDLLAAKAVQNCATPHTSPQSPEEKWRPDKLLVPERPPVGALEKLVSEAKAQLRDAQDFWVGLPGALCSERLAASPASDERCWNGQAKGRYLPEVMGDGLASQINNPEVEVDITKPDMAIRQQIMQLKIMTNRLRGAYNGEDVDFQDAGEDGSGSGSGEGCVEEACGRAGRKSPRPRPPLTHTLPGLSEQEGHKTSAAGRPQPHAALLLPLLLLPSRWR, from the exons GTGAGCACCTACGGATCTGCCCCCAGGGCTACACCTGCTGCACCAGCCAGATGGAGGAGAAGCTGGCCAACCGCAGCCGCTCAGAGCTGGAAGCAGCGCTCCTGGACTCCGGCCGTGCCCTGCAGACCACGCTGAGCGCCCAGCTGCGGGCCTTTGATG ACCACTTCCAGCAGCTGCTCAACGAGTCGGAGCGGGAGCTGCAGGCCGCCCTCCCGGTGGCGCTGGGCGGGCCAGACGGGCCGACGGCGCGGGCACTGCGGGACCTCTACGCCGACCTGCGGCGCTTCTGCCGCGGGGCCAGCCTGCAGCTGGAGGACACCCTGGCCGAGTTCTGGGCGCGCCTGCTCGAGCGCCTCTTCCGCCAGCTGCACCCGCAGCCGCCGCTGTCCGAGGACCTGCTGGACTGCCTGGGCCGCCAGGCCGAGGCGCTGCGGGCCTTCGGGGACGCCCCTCGGGAGCTGCGCCTCCGCGCGCCCCGCGCCCTCCTGGCGGCCCGCGCCTTCCTGCAGGGCCTGGGCGTGGCGGGGGACGTGGTCCGCAGGGTGGTCCAG GTGCCCCTGGCCCCCGAGTGTTCGCGTGCCGTCATGAAGCTGGTGTACTGTGCCCACTGCCTGGGCCTGCCCGGCGCCCGACCCTGCCCGGGCTACTGCCGCAACGTGCTCAAGGGCTGCCTGGCCAACCAGGCCGACCTGGACGCCGAGTGGAGAAACCTGCTGG ACTCCATGGCGCTCATCACGGACAAATTCTGGGGCCCCGCGGGCGCAGCCAGCGTGCTGGGTGGCGTGCACGTGTGGCTGGCCGAGGCCATCAACGCTCTGCAGGACAACAGGGACCTGCTGGCGGCCAAG GCGGTCCAGAACTGCGCGACCCCCCACACGAGCCCCCAGAGCCCCGAGGAGAAGTGGCGTCCAGACAAGCTGCTGGTGCCCGAGAGGCCGCCTGTGGGCGCGCTGGAGAAGCTG gtgtcGGAGGCCAAGGCCCAGCTCCGCGATGCGCAGGACTTCTGGGTGGGGCTCCCCGGGGCGCTGTGCAGCGAGCGGCTGGCCGCCAGCCCGGCCAGTGATGAGCGCTGCTGGAACGGCCAGGCCAAGGGCAG GTACCTGCCAGAGGTGATGGGCGACGGGCTGGCCAGCCAGATTAACAACCCCGAGGTGGAGGTGGACATCACCAAGCCCGACATGGCCATCCGCCAGCAGATCATGCAGCTCAAGATCATGACCAACCGGCTGCGCGGCGCCTACAATGGGGAAGATGTGGACTTCCAGGACGCGG GTGAAGACGGCAGCGGCTCTGGCAGCGGTGAAGGCTGCGTGGAGGAGGCTTGTGGGCGGGCAGGAAGGAAGAGCCCCCGGCCGCGGCCCCCGCTGACCCACACCCTGCCCGGCCTGTCGGAGCAGGAGGGACACAAGACCTCGGCCGCAGGCCGCCCCCAGCCCCACGCGGCGCTACTGCTACCGCTGCTCCTGCTCCCCTCCCGGTGGCGGTAA